CTTTCAGAAGATTCGGAAATGGCGCATCTTACTTTTTCTTCTTCCCTTCAAGCGACCCTCGGCGAAATAAAAGACAGCCTTGGAAAGAAGTTGATTAAAAATCACGGTAAATCGTTTTTCAGCCGTTTCCATATTCGTACAACGCCGGAAAAGGCCGCCGAGCTTGATGAAAAATATCATGCTTTTCTCAAAGAATGTGAAGAAGCAGATATGCCAAATGGCGAAGTAGGATTAGGGCTTACCACAATGCTTTATCCGATGGATCCGGACACCATTAAACCGAAAAACGGTACGGAAAAGCAATTAGCTTAACCCGTCTTATCAGATTTAATTTGAGTATCATTTTGCTTTAAAATTTAAAAGGCTTATCGCATTGCTGCGACAAGCCTTTTTCACATCACTTATACTTTTGTGATGAGCTCCGGCAAAGAGATTTTATTGCGCGTAAAGCACTTCGAACTGTCCGGTTCCTCCTTTGCAAATGTGTTCAACCCACTTGGCATAAGCACCGCCATACCATTTGTAGGTTTCTTGATTTTGCGTGCGGAATTGAGGCGCAGCATAACGGATTTTGTAACCTTTTGGCAAAGTCACGGTTAGCTGCGTATCTACCTTAAATTCATTGTACTTTCCGATAATTCCGTGATGAATGATAGGAATCAGCGGGTGATTGAGAACGCGGCGAAGTCCGCCACCGGCGTCAATCGAAATTCCGGGCAAGTCGCCATCAGCTTTTACTTCAATCCCTTGAGAATCGGAACGGAATGATGCTTCAATGGCGGCTTCTCTCTTAAGCAACTTTTCTACCGGAAACAGTTCAATCCATCGTGAAACTGCATCCACAACGCCTGAACCGGCATTTGAGAACCGCCAATTTGAAACACCGAGTGGCATTTCAGCTGATCCCTGAGTTCCAATACTCACTACTTCGAGGTTTGAAATTCTTTGTCCACCTTCATCAAGCGCATTGCGAGCCGGACCGATAAACCAAAAGTCTCGAATCCAATCGCCAAAGTTATTGCCTGAAGCGCGAATGCCTGAAAGTGTCGCTTCCCAAGTTTGGATAAGATCATCATTTTCAAGTGGGATTTTCATCAAAATATCGTGGAACTGACGCCCTTGCACATAACGTGGATTTGGGATGTTTCGTCGAATGACATCCGATTGGTAGTAATAAAGATTAACAACAGATCCTTCAAAAGAGAAGGCATGACTGAAATCGCCGACGGTGACCACACCATCACCCACAGCAACGCGGCG
This DNA window, taken from Chloroherpetonaceae bacterium, encodes the following:
- a CDS encoding helix-turn-helix domain-containing protein, with amino-acid sequence MKHEMYDIHMLTKLEQVKAISDPLRMKILTVLSSNIMTTKQVAEYLGETVNKLYYHVDALEEVGLIRLVKTQQNRGTIEKYYHAVARHFTLSPVIFDVRLSEDSEMAHLTFSSSLQATLGEIKDSLGKKLIKNHGKSFFSRFHIRTTPEKAAELDEKYHAFLKECEEADMPNGEVGLGLTTMLYPMDPDTIKPKNGTEKQLA
- a CDS encoding bacteriochlorophyll a protein, giving the protein MALFGAAEATIARSDYEITLEGGTSTWGKLKARATINVTPAIPLLPTDLNIKLKCKPIGDTNDVVRFSCLIETVVDSTVKKLTVEADIANETSERRVAVGDGVVTVGDFSHAFSFEGSVVNLYYYQSDVIRRNIPNPRYVQGRQFHDILMKIPLENDDLIQTWEATLSGIRASGNNFGDWIRDFWFIGPARNALDEGGQRISNLEVVSIGTQGSAEMPLGVSNWRFSNAGSGVVDAVSRWIELFPVEKLLKREAAIEASFRSDSQGIEVKADGDLPGISIDAGGGLRRVLNHPLIPIIHHGIIGKYNEFKVDTQLTVTLPKGYKIRYAAPQFRTQNQETYKWYGGAYAKWVEHICKGGTGQFEVLYAQ